A portion of the Candidatus Campbellbacteria bacterium genome contains these proteins:
- the dnaN gene encoding DNA polymerase III subunit beta: MKFELTAEDFFKCVSLADRVSKKRSIATNNLVHSIHIEAKEDVIILKAMNNMGISITQPATVFKDGSVLLPGSILHGFVSNISPEAVLSIEKKGSMLSISTSHNEAEIELFKEEEFPSFPEIENTTTFEVLKEVLLQGIENVSHIASPILSKPELATLHIYTKDDILHFVAGDRSRMAEKKMLNTKIENDVYILLPIENVPDVYYLLKSVYKPVKVSFNEQYVSFESDGIYFFSRLIDGSFPKYLDLIPKSSVSEVKLIKNDLLSFFKKAPYFSDKFNRMRIEADSEKKTCVCTIENSGVGRTREIIPSDVIGESFSAKFDYQYIYDPLQSITSNHLKIIFYGLGKPAVMKDTNDDSFTYIVAPIID; the protein is encoded by the coding sequence TATCCTTGGCTGATAGGGTGAGTAAAAAAAGGTCTATAGCAACAAACAACCTTGTCCATTCAATTCACATTGAGGCGAAAGAAGATGTGATAATTCTCAAGGCAATGAATAATATGGGAATATCAATAACTCAGCCCGCGACTGTCTTTAAGGACGGATCTGTTCTTTTGCCGGGCAGCATACTTCACGGCTTTGTTTCAAACATATCGCCAGAAGCCGTATTGAGCATTGAGAAAAAGGGTTCTATGCTAAGCATAAGCACATCACACAATGAGGCGGAGATAGAGCTTTTCAAGGAGGAAGAGTTTCCTTCTTTTCCAGAAATAGAAAACACAACCACATTTGAGGTTCTAAAAGAGGTTCTTCTTCAGGGAATAGAAAATGTGTCCCACATTGCATCACCGATTCTCTCCAAACCAGAACTTGCGACACTTCACATATACACAAAAGACGACATACTTCATTTTGTCGCAGGTGATAGATCTCGGATGGCGGAAAAAAAGATGCTTAACACAAAAATTGAAAATGATGTATATATTTTGTTGCCTATTGAAAATGTTCCAGATGTATATTATCTTTTGAAATCTGTCTACAAGCCGGTAAAAGTTTCTTTCAATGAGCAATATGTTTCATTTGAATCAGATGGCATATATTTCTTCTCGCGCTTGATAGATGGGTCTTTTCCTAAATATCTTGACCTCATACCAAAAAGTTCGGTGTCTGAGGTAAAATTGATAAAGAATGATTTGCTTTCATTTTTTAAGAAAGCGCCATATTTTTCAGATAAATTTAACAGAATGAGAATAGAGGCAGATTCTGAAAAAAAGACATGTGTTTGCACAATTGAGAATAGCGGTGTCGGAAGGACAAGAGAGATAATCCCGTCAGATGTAATAGGGGAGTCGTTTTCAGCAAAATTTGATTACCAATACATATATGACCCGCTACAGTCCATAACATCCAATCACCTTAAAATAATATTTTATGGACTCGGAAAACCAGCGGTGATGAAAGACACCAACGATGACTCCTTCACTTATATAGTTGCGCCAATAATAGATTAA